The following proteins are encoded in a genomic region of Arthrobacter jiangjiafuii:
- a CDS encoding alpha-1,4-glucan--maltose-1-phosphate maltosyltransferase, with protein MTSSSATPSNDLPAAGLRFGRIPITNVTPVVECGRIPAKAIPGEDIVVGATVFREGHDLVGVSAVLYDPEGREAQRIRMHPVGIGLDRWGGALRPESTGNWSFAVEGWADVYGTWHHNAEVKIGAGVDVELMLAEGAALFTAAAEQRSADQGPNAGDAAVFTAAAKVLADTGLPVDERLAAAGSDAVLAAVGREPLRDLVTSSPRYPIHVERVLAGRGAWYEFFPRSEGAIQDPATLEWTSGTFRTAARSLERVAGMGFDVIYLPPVHPIGTTHRKGPNNTLVAGPQDPGSPWAIGSAEGGHDAIHPDLGTFEDFDAFVHAARDLDLEVAIDLALQASPDHPWVKSHPEWFTTRVDGSIAYAENPPKKYQDIYPLNFDNDFKGLSEEVLRIVLMWVSHGVKIFRVDNPHTKPLMFWEWLIRTVNARHPEVIFLAEAFTRPPMMHALGMAGFQQSYTYFTWRNTRKELEEYFTEVSAETAAFFRPNFFVNTPDILTEFLQYGGPGAFKIRAVLASTASPLWGMYAGYELFEHVARPGAEEYIDNEKFEYKQRDFAGAIAEGRSLVPFITRLNDIRRFHPALGELQNLTVHSSTDEATVVYSKHKQVDPGDPSSKDTLIIVVNTDPHSARECTVSLDLAALHLNPEDFNEDGTFWVDDLISGQSWRWGAHNYVRLDAHFEPAHILSIRRNS; from the coding sequence GTGACCAGTTCCAGTGCGACGCCATCTAATGACCTGCCCGCCGCCGGACTCCGGTTCGGCCGGATTCCCATCACCAATGTGACCCCTGTCGTGGAATGCGGCCGGATCCCGGCCAAAGCCATCCCGGGCGAAGACATCGTGGTCGGAGCCACCGTTTTCCGCGAGGGACACGACCTCGTGGGAGTCAGCGCTGTCCTCTATGACCCGGAAGGGCGTGAGGCCCAGCGGATCCGCATGCACCCCGTCGGGATCGGGCTGGACCGCTGGGGAGGGGCGCTGCGGCCCGAAAGCACCGGAAACTGGAGCTTCGCCGTCGAAGGCTGGGCTGACGTATACGGCACCTGGCACCACAACGCCGAGGTCAAGATCGGCGCCGGCGTGGACGTGGAGCTGATGCTCGCCGAAGGTGCGGCACTCTTTACCGCAGCGGCAGAGCAGCGCAGCGCGGACCAGGGACCCAATGCCGGCGACGCCGCGGTGTTCACCGCGGCGGCCAAGGTGCTCGCCGATACCGGCCTGCCCGTAGACGAGCGGCTGGCGGCGGCAGGATCCGACGCCGTCCTCGCCGCCGTCGGCCGGGAACCGCTCCGCGACCTGGTGACCAGCAGCCCGCGCTACCCGATCCATGTCGAACGCGTCCTGGCCGGACGCGGCGCCTGGTACGAATTCTTCCCACGCTCCGAAGGCGCCATCCAAGACCCCGCCACCCTCGAATGGACGTCCGGAACGTTCCGGACCGCAGCGCGCAGCCTGGAGCGGGTTGCCGGCATGGGTTTCGATGTCATCTACCTGCCGCCGGTCCATCCCATCGGCACCACGCACCGCAAGGGACCGAACAACACCCTGGTCGCCGGCCCGCAGGATCCCGGCTCGCCCTGGGCCATTGGATCCGCGGAGGGCGGACACGACGCGATCCACCCTGACCTGGGCACCTTCGAGGACTTCGATGCCTTTGTGCACGCTGCCCGCGACCTTGACCTTGAAGTAGCCATCGACCTGGCGCTGCAGGCCTCACCGGACCACCCCTGGGTGAAGAGCCACCCGGAATGGTTCACCACCCGGGTGGACGGGTCCATTGCCTACGCCGAGAACCCGCCGAAGAAATACCAGGACATCTACCCGCTGAATTTCGACAACGACTTCAAGGGACTCTCCGAAGAGGTCCTGCGGATCGTGCTGATGTGGGTGAGCCACGGGGTGAAGATCTTCCGCGTGGACAACCCGCATACCAAGCCCCTGATGTTCTGGGAATGGCTGATCCGGACGGTCAACGCCCGGCACCCCGAGGTCATCTTCCTGGCCGAGGCGTTCACCCGGCCGCCCATGATGCATGCCTTGGGGATGGCCGGCTTCCAGCAGTCCTACACCTACTTCACCTGGCGCAACACCCGGAAGGAACTGGAGGAGTACTTCACCGAGGTCTCCGCCGAGACGGCGGCCTTCTTCCGCCCGAACTTCTTCGTGAACACACCGGATATCCTCACCGAGTTCCTGCAGTACGGCGGCCCCGGAGCGTTCAAGATCCGTGCCGTGCTGGCCTCCACCGCCAGCCCGCTGTGGGGAATGTACGCCGGCTATGAGCTCTTCGAACACGTGGCCCGACCCGGTGCCGAGGAGTACATCGACAATGAGAAGTTCGAGTACAAGCAGCGGGATTTCGCCGGCGCCATAGCCGAGGGCCGCAGCCTGGTTCCCTTTATTACCCGGCTGAACGATATCCGCCGGTTCCATCCGGCGCTCGGGGAGCTGCAGAACCTGACCGTGCATTCCAGCACCGACGAGGCCACCGTGGTCTACTCCAAGCACAAGCAGGTTGATCCGGGGGACCCGTCGAGTAAGGACACGCTGATCATCGTGGTCAACACCGACCCGCACAGCGCCCGGGAATGCACTGTCTCCCTGGACCTGGCCGCCCTGCACCTGAACCCCGAGGACTTCAACGAGGACGGCACGTTCTGGGTGGATGACCTCATCAGCGGCCAGAGCTGGCGCTGGGGTGCCCACAACTACGTCCGGCTTGACGCCCATTTTGAGCCTGCCCACATTCTGTCAATCCGGAGGAACTCCTAG
- the glgB gene encoding 1,4-alpha-glucan branching protein GlgB produces MTLLTPSLPELLTAWLPQQRWFPAKGRDITLDRVGGVRLSDPSGLAELEVHLIAVASGQRTDIISVPVSYHGAEVPELGAALLGRVQHEELGERWLYDGAADPVFVTAWLEMMRTSSSSLDGHTHGVAVGGFDQWPPFGATVPAKLMKGEQSNTSVVVPVEPSQLIVKFYRVLAAGESPDVQVSASLTAAGSRDVPATLGWVTGSWRDPEADGDGNGWVSGHLSVLREFIPNSEDAWRTASAAALENRDFAGEAEELGAVTGRIHRQLEQAFGSQPPTAAERAEFLETLGNRIRWAWKEARSYVGEFDEPLEYLLRQISNLQTLPALQRIHADYHLGQVLKSGTHGWMVLDFEGEPLRPAAERSVPDAPLRDVVGMLRSIDYAAGVALVEGGGDAGEAARASKEQQRRSLDAARWAASASEAFLRGYEKETGTQINRNDPLYLALWLDKALYEVVYEIRNRPEWIRVPVAAVRQILEQARNQEHGTSSQEENPVNKTPKPETDVSKGSSPEPALPAEPQGAATPEAALPAQASAAVVPDAGDMAPAPAHRDPLPVSTDVLQAVSEGRYHQPHAILGAHVDDQGLVTIRTLRPLAQSVVAVTPAGRVELEHEFNGIWVGTVPAERPGQVPDYRLEVTYDGAEPQLFDDPYRFLPSLGEIDLHLIGEGRHEKLWTVLGANVHHYKSILGDVDGVSFAVWAPNAQALRVMGDFNGWNGALNAMRSLGGSGVWELFIPDVQPGARYKYQILGRDGIWRDKADPLAQGTEVPPLTGSRVVESTYSFQDSEWMEARAARDPHNAPMSVYEVHLGSWRLGLDYRQLADQLTEYVTWQGFTHVEFMPVAEHPFGGSWGYQITSYFAPTSRFGHPDDFRYLVDKLHQAGIGVILDWVPGHFPKDEWALAKFDGESLYEHGDPLRGEQPDWGTLIFDYGRREVRNFLVANAIYWLEEFHIDGLRVDAVASMLYLDYSRPADQWRPNVYGGRENLEAISFLQEVNATAYRRVPGIVMIAEESTAFPGVTQPTSSGGLGFGLKWNMGWMHDTLEYMAEDPINRMYHHAKLTFSLVYAYTENFLLPISHDEVVHGKGSLLRKMPGDRWKQLANLRAYLAFQWAHPGKQLIFMGTEFGQEAEWSEQYGLDWYLTDTPQHKGVQLLVRQLNEIYRNTPALFDRDNEPAGFQWINENDGAHNTLSFIRYDHQGNPLVCIANFAGTPHENFRLGLPWAGEWMEALNTDAAEFGGSGVGNLGVVTASEGACNGQPAFATLTVPPLGVLYLTPKTA; encoded by the coding sequence ATGACCCTGCTGACGCCGTCCCTGCCCGAACTCCTGACCGCCTGGCTGCCGCAGCAGCGGTGGTTCCCTGCCAAGGGCCGTGACATCACGCTGGACCGGGTGGGCGGCGTCCGGCTGTCGGACCCGTCGGGCCTGGCGGAGCTGGAGGTCCACCTCATTGCGGTGGCTTCCGGCCAGCGCACCGACATCATCAGCGTGCCGGTCAGCTACCACGGTGCTGAAGTCCCCGAACTGGGTGCGGCGCTGCTGGGCAGGGTCCAGCACGAGGAGCTGGGTGAGCGCTGGCTGTACGACGGCGCCGCGGACCCGGTGTTCGTGACGGCCTGGCTGGAGATGATGCGCACATCGTCCTCGTCCCTTGACGGCCATACCCATGGTGTCGCCGTCGGCGGTTTTGACCAGTGGCCGCCCTTCGGTGCGACAGTTCCGGCGAAGCTGATGAAGGGGGAGCAGTCCAACACCTCGGTGGTGGTGCCCGTTGAGCCCAGCCAGCTGATCGTGAAGTTCTACCGGGTCCTGGCCGCGGGGGAAAGCCCCGACGTGCAGGTCAGCGCCAGCCTTACCGCTGCCGGATCCCGCGATGTGCCCGCCACCCTCGGCTGGGTCACCGGCAGCTGGCGGGATCCGGAGGCCGACGGCGATGGCAACGGCTGGGTGTCCGGACACCTGAGCGTGCTGCGGGAATTCATCCCCAACAGTGAAGACGCCTGGCGCACCGCCTCCGCGGCGGCGCTGGAAAACCGCGACTTTGCCGGCGAGGCCGAGGAACTGGGTGCAGTCACTGGCCGGATCCACCGGCAGCTTGAACAGGCCTTCGGCAGCCAGCCGCCCACTGCGGCGGAACGCGCCGAGTTCCTTGAGACGCTGGGCAACCGGATCCGCTGGGCATGGAAGGAAGCCCGCAGCTATGTCGGGGAGTTCGACGAGCCGCTGGAATACCTGCTGCGGCAAATCAGCAACCTGCAGACGCTGCCCGCCCTTCAACGCATCCATGCCGACTACCATCTGGGCCAGGTCCTGAAATCCGGAACCCACGGCTGGATGGTGCTGGACTTTGAAGGTGAGCCGCTGCGTCCGGCCGCCGAGCGCAGCGTCCCCGACGCTCCGCTGCGCGATGTGGTAGGCATGCTCCGCTCCATTGACTACGCGGCCGGTGTTGCGCTGGTGGAAGGCGGCGGCGACGCCGGCGAAGCAGCGCGCGCCTCCAAGGAACAGCAGCGCCGCAGCCTCGATGCCGCCCGGTGGGCGGCCTCGGCCTCGGAAGCATTCCTTCGGGGCTACGAGAAGGAAACCGGAACCCAGATCAACCGGAATGATCCGTTGTACCTGGCGTTGTGGCTCGACAAGGCCCTCTATGAAGTCGTTTACGAAATCCGCAACCGTCCCGAGTGGATCCGTGTACCCGTTGCCGCCGTTCGCCAGATCCTGGAACAGGCACGCAACCAGGAACACGGGACGAGCAGCCAGGAAGAGAACCCAGTGAACAAGACCCCCAAGCCCGAAACCGACGTGTCCAAGGGCTCCTCGCCGGAGCCGGCACTGCCCGCGGAGCCCCAGGGGGCTGCCACACCGGAAGCCGCGCTCCCCGCCCAGGCCTCTGCCGCCGTCGTGCCCGACGCCGGTGATATGGCGCCGGCGCCCGCCCACCGCGATCCGCTGCCCGTGTCCACCGACGTGCTGCAGGCCGTCTCGGAGGGCCGGTACCATCAGCCGCACGCCATCCTCGGCGCGCATGTTGACGACCAAGGCCTGGTCACCATCCGCACCCTGCGCCCGCTGGCCCAATCAGTGGTTGCGGTAACCCCTGCCGGACGGGTGGAGCTGGAGCACGAGTTCAACGGGATCTGGGTGGGCACCGTGCCCGCGGAACGTCCCGGGCAGGTGCCTGACTACCGGCTTGAAGTGACCTATGACGGAGCAGAGCCGCAGCTTTTTGATGATCCGTACCGGTTCCTGCCGTCACTGGGAGAAATCGACCTGCACCTGATTGGGGAAGGCCGGCACGAAAAGCTGTGGACCGTTCTGGGCGCCAACGTGCACCATTACAAGTCCATCCTCGGCGACGTCGACGGTGTCAGCTTTGCCGTCTGGGCTCCCAACGCGCAGGCCCTGCGGGTGATGGGTGACTTCAACGGCTGGAACGGCGCGCTCAACGCAATGCGTTCCCTGGGCGGCTCCGGCGTCTGGGAATTGTTCATCCCCGATGTGCAGCCCGGCGCCCGCTACAAATACCAGATTCTCGGCCGTGACGGGATCTGGCGGGACAAGGCCGACCCGTTGGCCCAGGGCACCGAGGTGCCGCCGCTGACCGGTTCCCGCGTCGTGGAGTCCACGTATTCCTTCCAGGACTCGGAGTGGATGGAAGCCCGCGCAGCCCGCGATCCGCACAATGCACCGATGAGTGTCTATGAAGTCCATCTGGGGTCCTGGCGGCTGGGGCTGGACTACCGTCAGCTGGCCGACCAGCTGACGGAATACGTGACTTGGCAGGGATTCACCCACGTGGAATTCATGCCGGTGGCCGAGCATCCCTTCGGCGGGTCCTGGGGCTACCAGATCACCTCCTACTTTGCGCCGACCTCCCGCTTCGGGCACCCGGATGATTTCCGCTACCTGGTCGATAAGCTGCACCAGGCCGGCATCGGAGTGATCCTGGACTGGGTTCCCGGACACTTCCCGAAGGATGAGTGGGCGCTGGCCAAGTTCGACGGCGAGAGCCTCTACGAGCACGGGGACCCGCTCCGCGGCGAGCAGCCCGACTGGGGCACCCTGATTTTTGACTACGGCCGCCGGGAAGTGCGCAATTTCCTGGTCGCCAACGCCATCTACTGGCTGGAGGAGTTCCACATCGACGGGCTCCGCGTGGACGCCGTGGCATCGATGCTCTACCTGGACTATTCACGGCCCGCTGACCAGTGGCGCCCGAATGTCTACGGCGGCCGCGAAAACCTGGAGGCCATTTCCTTCCTGCAGGAAGTCAACGCAACCGCCTACCGGCGCGTGCCCGGCATCGTGATGATCGCAGAGGAATCCACTGCGTTCCCCGGGGTCACCCAACCCACCAGCAGCGGCGGCCTCGGATTCGGCCTGAAGTGGAACATGGGCTGGATGCACGACACCCTCGAGTACATGGCCGAGGACCCGATCAACCGGATGTACCACCATGCCAAGCTCACGTTCTCCTTGGTCTACGCCTATACGGAGAATTTCCTGCTTCCGATCAGCCATGACGAGGTTGTGCACGGGAAGGGCTCCCTGCTGCGCAAGATGCCCGGGGACCGCTGGAAGCAGCTGGCCAACCTGCGCGCCTATCTGGCCTTCCAATGGGCCCACCCGGGCAAGCAGCTGATCTTCATGGGCACCGAGTTCGGCCAGGAAGCGGAATGGTCCGAGCAGTATGGCCTGGACTGGTACCTGACGGACACCCCGCAGCATAAGGGAGTGCAGCTGCTGGTCCGGCAGCTCAACGAGATCTACCGGAACACCCCGGCTCTCTTCGACCGGGACAACGAGCCGGCGGGATTCCAGTGGATCAACGAGAACGACGGCGCCCACAACACCCTGTCCTTTATCCGGTACGACCATCAGGGCAACCCGCTGGTCTGCATCGCCAATTTTGCCGGGACCCCACATGAGAACTTCCGGCTCGGTCTGCCGTGGGCGGGGGAGTGGATGGAAGCACTGAACACAGACGCTGCCGAGTTTGGCGGCTCCGGGGTCGGCAACCTGGGTGTGGTGACCGCTTCCGAAGGAGCCTGCAATGGACAGCCGGCGTTCGCCACGCTGACCGTTCCGCCACTGGGCGTGCTGTACCTGACGCCGAAGACGGCGTAG
- the treS gene encoding maltose alpha-D-glucosyltransferase yields the protein MPNPFQLHAPGLTNDPHWYRKAVFYEVLVRGFSDANGDGSGDFTGLIDKLDYLQWLGVDCLWLPPFFKSPLRDGGYDISDYYDVLDEFGTISDFKRLVAEAHARGVRVIIDLPLNHTSDKHPWFEESRSDPDGPYGDFYVWSDTDQKYEDARIIFVDTEESNWAFDPVRRQFYWHRFFSHQPDLNFENPKVVEAIFDVVRFWLDQGIDGFRADAIPYLFEEDGTNCENLPSTHRFLKDLRTMVDENYPGRVIVAEANQMPHEVVEYFGDETGAECHMAFHFPIMPRLFYALRDQKAAPIVQTMEETPAIPAGAQWGTFLRNHDELTLEMVTNEERQAMLGWYAPDSRMRANIGIRRRLAPLLDNSRSEIELIHALLLSLPGSPFLYYGDELGMGDNIWLEDRDSSRTPMQWNPDRNAGFSTADPGKLYLPVVQSLVYHYNHVNVEAQLASSSSLLHWIRQMIMVRRAHPSFGLGGYRNVPTEAESVLAFLRELPADNPEGEVGETMFCIFNLSQHPVSATVSLPEFAGRGLRDTFGGTPFPAFAADGTLTLTLGSHDFYWLRLRSAKSNMASPLTEAIPVIPISEAAKK from the coding sequence GTGCCCAACCCGTTTCAGCTGCACGCACCCGGTCTCACCAATGACCCGCACTGGTACCGCAAGGCCGTGTTCTACGAAGTGCTGGTCCGCGGCTTTTCGGACGCCAACGGGGACGGCTCCGGCGACTTCACAGGCCTGATCGACAAGCTCGACTACCTGCAGTGGCTCGGTGTCGACTGCCTCTGGCTGCCGCCGTTCTTCAAGTCTCCGCTGCGCGACGGCGGCTACGACATCTCCGACTACTACGACGTCCTGGACGAGTTCGGCACCATCAGCGACTTCAAGCGGCTGGTGGCCGAGGCGCACGCCCGCGGGGTCCGCGTCATCATCGACCTGCCGCTGAACCACACCTCCGACAAGCACCCGTGGTTTGAGGAATCCCGCAGCGATCCGGACGGGCCCTACGGCGACTTTTACGTCTGGTCCGATACGGACCAGAAGTACGAAGACGCCCGGATCATCTTCGTGGACACCGAAGAATCCAACTGGGCCTTCGACCCGGTGCGGCGCCAGTTCTACTGGCACCGGTTCTTCAGCCACCAGCCCGACCTGAACTTCGAGAACCCCAAGGTCGTCGAGGCCATTTTCGACGTCGTCCGCTTCTGGCTGGACCAGGGCATCGACGGCTTCCGCGCCGACGCCATCCCGTACCTGTTCGAAGAAGACGGCACAAACTGCGAAAACCTGCCCTCGACGCACCGGTTCCTCAAGGACCTGCGCACCATGGTGGACGAGAACTATCCCGGCCGCGTGATCGTGGCCGAGGCGAACCAGATGCCGCATGAAGTCGTGGAGTACTTCGGCGACGAAACGGGAGCGGAATGCCATATGGCGTTCCATTTCCCGATCATGCCCCGCCTGTTCTACGCCCTGCGCGACCAGAAGGCCGCCCCCATCGTGCAGACGATGGAGGAGACACCCGCGATTCCCGCCGGCGCCCAATGGGGCACCTTCCTGCGCAACCATGACGAGCTGACGCTGGAAATGGTGACAAACGAGGAACGCCAGGCGATGCTCGGCTGGTACGCACCTGATTCGCGGATGCGGGCCAACATCGGCATCCGCCGCCGGCTGGCGCCGCTGCTGGACAATTCCCGGTCCGAGATCGAGCTCATCCACGCGCTCCTGCTCTCGCTGCCGGGCAGTCCGTTCCTGTACTACGGCGACGAACTGGGCATGGGGGACAACATCTGGCTCGAGGACCGCGATTCCTCCCGAACCCCCATGCAGTGGAACCCGGACCGCAACGCCGGCTTCTCCACCGCGGACCCGGGCAAGCTCTACCTGCCCGTCGTCCAGTCGCTGGTCTACCACTACAACCACGTGAACGTGGAGGCGCAGCTGGCCAGCTCCAGCTCGCTGCTGCACTGGATCCGGCAGATGATCATGGTCCGCCGTGCCCACCCCTCGTTTGGGTTGGGCGGGTACCGGAATGTTCCCACTGAGGCCGAATCGGTCCTGGCCTTCCTGCGGGAGCTGCCGGCGGACAACCCCGAAGGCGAGGTCGGGGAGACCATGTTCTGCATCTTCAACCTGTCCCAGCACCCGGTCTCGGCCACCGTCAGCCTGCCGGAGTTCGCTGGCCGCGGACTGCGGGACACCTTCGGCGGAACCCCCTTCCCGGCCTTCGCCGCTGACGGCACCCTAACCCTCACCCTAGGCAGCCACGACTTTTACTGGCTGCGGTTGCGGTCAGCGAAATCCAATATGGCCTCGCCCCTGACCGAGGCAATCCCTGTGATCCCGATCTCGGAGGCCGCGAAGAAATGA